The Hyperthermus butylicus DSM 5456 genome includes a region encoding these proteins:
- the secY gene encoding preprotein translocase subunit SecY, translating into MGVLEVLAEVSRYIPAAAKPARRPTLPTRLMWTGLVVLLYLIMSEIPLVGVYGYGQATQATLMSMLLGMNIGTLMTLGIGPIVTAGIVLEVLVGGKLIELDLTKPRDRKIFMGAQRTLALLFALLEAAAYVIGCRFWISAFASSPEVCPPISTAVKIIVVLQLVFATLVLMWFDEMIRNGWGIGSALSLFIVASVVKGLFWQLAGSTKVATPEGQPVYYGWLAHVVSTGDLGVLRRGMPDMVGFLATIAIIMVLIYFQLMRVYIPVTSPRYGSIKTRIPLNFIYVTNIPILFVAIAVSDIKVFEIVIASLLGADNPLVRGMDVLYNYVSPPRGLLAAVADPLRTLTFALAWLALGLLFGFIWVEIAGLSPRQQAENLIKSGMELPGIRKNVKLLERILARYIYPLTVISSLLVTTMAILADVFGAYGTGSGLVLLVGIIYNFYQALVYERTLEMYPTLQRLLGR; encoded by the coding sequence ATGGGCGTCTTGGAGGTTTTGGCTGAGGTTTCGCGGTATATACCGGCGGCTGCCAAGCCTGCTAGGAGGCCAACACTACCAACGAGGCTTATGTGGACTGGTCTCGTGGTGCTACTCTACCTTATCATGAGCGAGATACCACTAGTGGGCGTTTACGGGTATGGGCAGGCTACCCAGGCAACTCTAATGTCGATGCTTCTAGGCATGAATATTGGTACGTTGATGACGCTTGGTATAGGCCCCATAGTAACTGCTGGCATCGTGCTAGAGGTGCTGGTTGGCGGCAAGCTGATAGAGCTAGACCTAACCAAGCCTAGGGACCGTAAGATATTCATGGGTGCCCAGCGCACCCTAGCGCTGCTCTTCGCGCTGCTCGAAGCGGCAGCTTATGTAATCGGGTGCCGGTTCTGGATATCAGCCTTTGCTAGTAGCCCGGAGGTGTGTCCGCCAATATCAACAGCGGTGAAGATAATTGTTGTGTTACAGTTAGTCTTTGCAACACTAGTACTAATGTGGTTCGACGAAATGATCCGCAACGGCTGGGGTATAGGCTCGGCGCTCAGCCTGTTCATTGTGGCTAGCGTGGTTAAGGGATTGTTCTGGCAGCTGGCAGGGTCAACCAAGGTTGCTACGCCGGAGGGACAGCCAGTATACTATGGTTGGCTAGCCCACGTGGTCTCAACCGGCGACCTCGGCGTGCTGAGGCGCGGCATGCCAGACATGGTTGGGTTCCTGGCGACAATAGCGATCATAATGGTGCTGATATACTTCCAGCTTATGAGGGTCTACATACCGGTCACCAGCCCGAGGTATGGCAGCATAAAGACTAGGATACCGCTAAACTTCATCTACGTGACAAACATCCCTATACTATTCGTAGCCATAGCAGTCTCAGACATCAAGGTATTCGAGATCGTAATAGCTAGCTTACTCGGCGCCGACAACCCCCTAGTGAGGGGCATGGATGTACTATACAACTATGTGAGCCCACCTCGTGGCCTCTTAGCGGCGGTTGCTGACCCGCTACGAACACTAACCTTCGCCCTGGCATGGCTAGCACTAGGCCTTCTCTTCGGCTTTATCTGGGTTGAGATAGCAGGCCTCAGTCCGAGGCAGCAGGCAGAAAACCTGATAAAATCTGGCATGGAGCTCCCCGGTATACGCAAGAATGTCAAGCTGCTTGAGCGCATACTAGCACGCTACATCTACCCGCTAACAGTGATAAGCTCACTGCTAGTAACAACGATGGCCATACTAGCAGACGTGTTCGGCGCCTACGGCACAGGCTCGGGCCTAGTACTACTCGTAGGTATAATCTACAACTTCTACCAGGCCCTGGTATACGAGCGTACGCTAGAGATGTACCCAACGCTACAGAGGCTACTAGGCCGCTGA
- a CDS encoding adenylate kinase: MVLRNPFITVIVTGVPGVGKTTVLGRVAEKLRSKGVRFEIVNFGDYMFREASAAGLVRHRDEMRHLPLRRQLELQESAARAIIADASSKLGGDGVLLVDTHAVIRTSTGFWPGLPENVVRELKPDSIVLIEAPPEIIVARQQRDKSRVRSDVASVETVRELLEMARKAAMASAVLVAASVYPVENVEGNPDIAAEKIVELIEKLR; encoded by the coding sequence ATGGTTCTCCGAAACCCCTTCATAACAGTGATTGTCACCGGCGTGCCTGGTGTGGGTAAGACAACGGTCCTGGGCAGGGTTGCAGAGAAGCTTCGCAGCAAGGGTGTACGGTTCGAGATTGTAAACTTTGGCGATTACATGTTTCGGGAGGCATCGGCGGCGGGGCTTGTAAGGCATAGGGATGAGATGAGGCATCTACCACTGAGAAGGCAGCTCGAGCTGCAGGAGAGTGCGGCTCGCGCCATAATAGCTGATGCATCCTCCAAGCTAGGCGGTGACGGGGTGCTGCTGGTAGACACGCATGCGGTCATACGTACCTCGACCGGGTTCTGGCCGGGGCTCCCCGAGAACGTGGTTAGGGAGCTCAAGCCCGACTCAATAGTGCTCATAGAGGCTCCTCCAGAGATTATTGTTGCGCGGCAGCAGAGGGATAAGAGCAGGGTTAGGAGCGATGTAGCTAGCGTCGAGACTGTTAGGGAACTACTAGAGATGGCTAGGAAGGCAGCTATGGCTAGTGCTGTTCTCGTAGCAGCCAGCGTCTACCCGGTCGAGAATGTTGAGGGCAACCCGGACATAGCTGCTGAGAAGATAGTGGAGCTAATAGAGAAGCTCCGTTAG
- a CDS encoding 50S ribosomal protein L34e codes for MPRPHQRTRSLRRVYVRTPGGETKIHYEKRRPGPARCAICGRPLNGVPRLRPVELRKLPKTAKRPERMYGGVLCAECLEKLLKKSIRSQVLAQLEQLRRSVAAGQS; via the coding sequence ATGCCCAGGCCGCACCAGAGAACAAGGTCGCTCCGCCGCGTCTACGTTAGGACACCCGGTGGCGAGACAAAGATACACTACGAGAAGAGGAGGCCTGGGCCGGCGCGCTGCGCGATCTGTGGTAGGCCGCTAAACGGTGTGCCCAGGCTGAGGCCTGTAGAGCTAAGGAAGCTGCCGAAGACGGCGAAGAGGCCTGAGCGCATGTATGGTGGTGTGCTCTGTGCTGAGTGCCTGGAGAAGCTGCTGAAGAAGAGTATTCGCAGCCAGGTGCTAGCACAGCTAGAGCAGCTAAGACGGAGCGTGGCTGCTGGGCAGTCCTAG
- the cmk gene encoding (d)CMP kinase, giving the protein MRLQPLLPPDCSSPKKGPTIAVSGPPGSGKTTYARRLAEDLGLEYYSAGRIFRELARERGVSLEEMNRIAANDPRIDLEIDMRTLEIGCRGNVVIEGHLVAWVLRGVADVRIYVTAPLDVRVKRIAEREGRNFEEVYRETVIREFMHQQRFLVMYGIDISNLSIFNLVLDTEYLLIDDAYSIIRRTVCNILAAKGYQLEACSRL; this is encoded by the coding sequence CTGCGTCTACAGCCGCTACTCCCTCCAGACTGTAGCAGCCCGAAGAAGGGTCCAACGATAGCTGTTAGTGGGCCGCCGGGCAGCGGTAAAACCACGTATGCGCGCCGGCTAGCTGAGGATCTAGGCTTGGAGTACTATTCGGCGGGGCGTATCTTCCGGGAGCTTGCCAGAGAGCGTGGGGTTAGCCTGGAGGAGATGAACCGTATTGCGGCTAACGATCCCCGGATAGACCTTGAGATAGACATGCGGACGCTCGAAATAGGCTGTAGAGGCAATGTCGTGATAGAGGGCCACTTAGTCGCCTGGGTTCTGAGGGGCGTAGCTGATGTGAGGATCTATGTTACGGCGCCGCTAGATGTTAGGGTGAAGAGGATAGCTGAGCGTGAGGGGAGGAACTTCGAGGAGGTCTACAGGGAGACTGTTATCAGAGAGTTTATGCATCAGCAACGCTTCCTAGTAATGTACGGTATAGACATCTCAAACCTTTCAATATTCAACCTTGTACTAGACACAGAGTACCTCTTAATAGATGACGCCTACTCCATAATAAGGAGGACTGTGTGCAACATCCTCGCAGCCAAGGGGTACCAGCTGGAGGCGTGTAGCAGGCTGTAG
- a CDS encoding 50S ribosomal protein L14e, with the protein MPAIEVGRLCVKTRGREAGRKCVIVEIIDDNFVLITGPKDVSGVKRRRANINHIEVLPEKINIQPGASDEEVKKALEEAGLLDFMRERVRIELKPGLL; encoded by the coding sequence ATGCCAGCCATAGAGGTTGGTAGGCTCTGCGTAAAGACCAGGGGCCGTGAGGCCGGGAGGAAGTGTGTAATAGTCGAGATAATAGACGACAACTTTGTCCTCATAACAGGCCCGAAGGACGTATCGGGAGTGAAGAGGCGGAGAGCAAACATTAACCACATAGAAGTGCTCCCCGAGAAGATCAACATACAGCCGGGCGCTAGCGACGAGGAGGTAAAGAAGGCGCTGGAAGAGGCTGGGCTCCTCGACTTTATGAGGGAGAGGGTCCGCATAGAGCTGAAGCCTGGCCTCCTCTAG
- a CDS encoding RNA-guided pseudouridylation complex pseudouridine synthase subunit Cbf5 — protein sequence MLSSELTRKGLEFIESLDKFAGLQRSWIVKVEEDTSPDYGTPPWARPIEKHIRMGVIPLDKPPGPTSHEVVAWIKRMFGLSKAGHGGTLDPKVTGVLPVALEEGTKVIGLVVHTGKEYMCVMQLHRPVPEEELRRAINMFVGEIYQRPPLRSSVKRSLRLKKIYEIELLEYNGRYALMRVFSEAGTYMRKLCHDIGLILGVGAHMRELRRTRSGPFRERNGLVRLQELSEAIYRWKQEGKEDLLRKYILPIEYAVSHLPKIVVRDTAVDAIAHGANLAVPGIARLHEGIKRGDLVALLTLKGELVAIGVAQMSSEEIAKAKKGIAVKIRRVIMPPGVYPRAWKKKK from the coding sequence ATGTTGTCCAGCGAGCTTACTAGAAAGGGGCTAGAATTCATAGAGAGTCTTGACAAGTTTGCCGGGCTGCAGCGCAGCTGGATAGTGAAGGTTGAAGAAGATACAAGCCCCGACTACGGCACGCCGCCGTGGGCTCGGCCGATAGAGAAGCATATCAGGATGGGTGTTATACCCCTAGACAAGCCTCCGGGTCCCACGAGCCACGAGGTTGTAGCATGGATCAAGAGGATGTTCGGCTTATCCAAGGCCGGGCATGGCGGCACGCTGGATCCGAAGGTTACCGGTGTACTCCCTGTAGCCCTTGAAGAGGGTACCAAGGTTATAGGACTAGTGGTCCACACCGGCAAAGAGTACATGTGTGTTATGCAGCTCCACCGTCCAGTCCCGGAGGAGGAGCTACGCAGGGCAATCAACATGTTCGTAGGCGAGATCTATCAGAGGCCACCGCTGCGCAGCAGCGTCAAGAGAAGCCTGAGATTGAAGAAGATCTATGAGATAGAGCTGCTGGAGTATAATGGCCGCTATGCCCTCATGAGGGTGTTCTCCGAGGCTGGCACCTACATGAGAAAGCTCTGCCACGACATAGGCCTAATACTCGGCGTCGGCGCGCACATGAGGGAGCTGCGTAGAACCAGGAGTGGCCCATTCCGCGAGCGTAACGGGCTTGTAAGGCTGCAAGAGCTAAGCGAGGCAATCTACCGCTGGAAGCAGGAAGGCAAGGAGGACCTCCTCCGCAAGTACATACTCCCAATAGAGTATGCAGTTAGCCACCTGCCAAAGATAGTGGTTAGGGACACGGCAGTCGACGCAATAGCGCATGGTGCTAACCTCGCGGTACCGGGTATTGCTAGGCTACACGAGGGCATCAAGCGCGGAGACCTCGTAGCACTACTAACACTAAAGGGCGAACTCGTAGCAATAGGCGTAGCCCAGATGTCCAGCGAAGAGATAGCAAAGGCCAAGAAGGGCATAGCAGTGAAGATAAGGAGGGTCATAATGCCGCCAGGCGTCTACCCGCGCGCCTGGAAGAAAAAGAAGTAG
- a CDS encoding class I SAM-dependent methyltransferase: MAAHYYRPRSRKGPRMLVSDYLRGVTVEFYVSTEVFSPREVDEGTRLLIEHAIVPEEGTVLDMGCGYGAIGITLAKAHPRLHVVMVDVNPKAVELARLNARHNGVENRVEVLQGDLYEPVKGYHFDAIISNPPLAAGMKIIEKLILEAPAHLKPGGSLQIVMRKGAEKAKELMQKAFGNAKVLLRKKGYTILYAEKPS, from the coding sequence GTGGCAGCCCACTACTACAGACCACGGAGCCGTAAAGGGCCGCGAATGCTAGTCAGCGACTACCTCCGAGGCGTAACGGTAGAGTTCTACGTCTCCACCGAAGTCTTCTCGCCAAGGGAAGTGGATGAGGGTACACGCCTCCTCATAGAGCACGCCATAGTCCCCGAGGAGGGTACAGTGCTAGACATGGGCTGCGGCTACGGAGCCATAGGGATAACACTTGCAAAGGCACACCCGCGGCTCCACGTGGTAATGGTGGATGTGAATCCCAAGGCAGTAGAGCTGGCAAGGCTTAACGCGAGACACAACGGCGTCGAGAACCGCGTAGAGGTGCTACAAGGGGATCTCTACGAACCAGTAAAAGGCTACCATTTCGACGCGATAATATCGAACCCCCCGCTGGCGGCGGGCATGAAGATCATAGAGAAGCTTATTCTCGAAGCGCCAGCCCACCTAAAGCCCGGCGGCTCACTCCAGATAGTAATGAGGAAGGGAGCCGAGAAGGCAAAGGAGCTAATGCAGAAAGCCTTCGGAAACGCGAAGGTACTCCTCCGCAAGAAGGGCTACACAATACTCTATGCCGAGAAGCCCAGCTAA
- a CDS encoding metallophosphoesterase family protein yields MKILLISDIHGNADALKAVLENARGWDAVWVLGDLVDYGPEPHIVVDIVRDLAPEVIVTGNHDYAAAYGVDCRCAPEIHELSEYTRKHITFKLLSREQISWLRSLPKVYSGQVSNLKVYMAHGSPRNPLYGYLRPNLPADELRLALTPSMAALKPRPVKADLVVVGHTHIPVDMTIDWVRIVNPGSVGQPRDGDPRASYAILDVEKGSLEIRRVKYDINSVLAKLRQLGIEEHYFNWLKRILLEGKAYKET; encoded by the coding sequence TTGAAGATCCTACTCATATCGGACATCCACGGAAACGCGGACGCCCTAAAAGCCGTGCTTGAGAACGCGCGCGGCTGGGATGCTGTATGGGTTCTCGGAGACCTTGTCGATTACGGGCCTGAGCCCCATATAGTGGTGGATATTGTTAGGGATCTAGCACCAGAGGTTATCGTTACCGGCAATCACGACTACGCGGCGGCATACGGTGTTGACTGTAGATGTGCACCAGAGATCCATGAGCTTAGCGAGTACACGAGAAAGCACATAACGTTCAAGCTGCTCTCCCGCGAGCAGATATCGTGGCTTAGGAGCCTCCCCAAGGTATACTCGGGCCAGGTGTCCAACCTCAAAGTCTACATGGCCCACGGGTCACCGAGAAACCCCCTATACGGTTATCTTAGGCCCAACCTACCCGCCGACGAGCTTAGATTAGCTCTAACCCCGAGCATGGCTGCCTTGAAGCCCCGGCCCGTCAAAGCAGACCTCGTTGTCGTTGGCCACACCCACATACCGGTCGATATGACCATAGATTGGGTGAGAATAGTTAACCCGGGTAGCGTCGGCCAGCCAAGAGACGGTGACCCGAGAGCATCATACGCCATCCTCGACGTGGAGAAAGGCTCGCTCGAGATACGCCGCGTAAAGTACGATATCAACTCAGTTCTAGCCAAGCTGAGGCAATTAGGGATCGAGGAACACTACTTTAACTGGTTGAAGAGAATACTGCTCGAAGGCAAGGCGTACAAGGAAACATAA
- a CDS encoding type II CAAX prenyl endopeptidase Rce1 family protein, giving the protein MAGFELTTYRRVWMVVYVFLPWILWPLAFVVFREHFLIAMVAATGVLGLATATIGPGVRLGGIGVREAVCSVAYAVLLYALFVAGGVLSKLLGLWEGVAAVYGMVGRGLHLVPALAWIGFLEEVYWRGGFQEGLLSRATRRPWLASSLVYSAVHVFTGNLVLVAAALVVGLVLGFEAHRCGVAASSLTHVLWLYAVILVAPVNLLLG; this is encoded by the coding sequence TTGGCTGGTTTTGAGCTGACAACATATCGCAGGGTGTGGATGGTAGTTTACGTGTTTCTGCCCTGGATCCTTTGGCCCCTCGCGTTTGTTGTTTTTCGGGAGCACTTCTTGATTGCGATGGTGGCTGCTACCGGGGTGCTCGGTCTCGCTACTGCCACGATAGGTCCTGGGGTTAGGCTGGGAGGGATAGGGGTCAGGGAGGCTGTGTGCTCGGTGGCCTATGCGGTGTTGCTATACGCGTTGTTTGTCGCTGGAGGCGTTCTCTCCAAGCTGCTTGGTCTCTGGGAGGGCGTAGCTGCAGTCTACGGAATGGTTGGGAGGGGATTGCATCTCGTACCAGCTCTGGCATGGATAGGGTTCCTGGAGGAGGTCTACTGGCGCGGTGGCTTCCAGGAGGGGTTGCTGTCTAGGGCCACGAGGAGGCCCTGGCTCGCATCTAGCCTGGTCTACTCGGCTGTTCACGTGTTTACAGGTAACCTTGTCTTGGTTGCTGCCGCGCTGGTTGTAGGCCTGGTCCTTGGCTTTGAAGCTCACCGCTGTGGGGTTGCGGCATCGTCGCTGACTCACGTGCTCTGGCTCTACGCTGTCATTCTCGTTGCGCCGGTTAACCTCCTGCTAGGCTAA
- the menA gene encoding 1,4-dihydroxy-2-naphthoate octaprenyltransferase: MPRALEVFISTRPWSFPMTIVCVGFGIAYGFWLTGSIDVPLSLLALLGSVLLHAAANVWNDYFDYRYGIDRPGVGTTVYRPHPIFANIMVPGHVLVFGTSLGLAALGIGWALVLAGRPLALLLGLAGFILAYSYTGPPLNLKYRGLGELGVFIAWGPLMVVGGAYVASGSLSLEAAAASVPLGLLVAAVLLANNIRDVENDRESGAYTLAVRIGRRSAIKLYQSMILAPYIILVVLYTAKLVPLASLVALASLPLAVSLARLMSREVPVDADPRTAKLVVAFGVPYILGTLASAIANAI, translated from the coding sequence TTGCCCAGAGCCCTGGAGGTTTTTATCTCAACGAGGCCGTGGAGCTTTCCAATGACCATAGTTTGTGTTGGTTTCGGTATAGCGTATGGTTTCTGGCTAACGGGAAGCATCGATGTGCCACTGTCGCTGCTAGCGTTGCTCGGCTCTGTTCTGCTGCACGCTGCCGCCAACGTCTGGAACGACTACTTCGACTACAGGTATGGTATCGATAGGCCAGGTGTGGGGACGACAGTGTACAGGCCGCATCCAATATTCGCCAACATCATGGTGCCAGGGCATGTGCTGGTGTTTGGAACCTCTCTGGGGCTCGCAGCCCTGGGCATCGGATGGGCTCTAGTCTTGGCCGGGCGTCCGCTAGCCCTACTGCTGGGGCTCGCTGGCTTCATCCTGGCCTACTCGTACACGGGCCCGCCGCTCAACCTGAAGTACAGGGGTCTCGGCGAGCTCGGGGTCTTCATTGCCTGGGGACCGTTGATGGTTGTTGGAGGAGCGTACGTGGCTTCGGGGAGCCTCAGCCTGGAGGCTGCTGCGGCCTCTGTGCCTCTGGGCCTGCTGGTGGCAGCCGTCCTGCTAGCCAACAATATCAGAGATGTCGAGAATGACAGGGAGTCAGGCGCCTACACGCTCGCCGTGAGGATTGGGAGAAGGTCTGCTATCAAGCTATACCAGTCCATGATACTTGCACCGTATATCATACTAGTCGTACTGTACACCGCAAAGCTGGTGCCCCTAGCGTCGCTCGTAGCGCTGGCCTCTCTCCCGCTGGCAGTTAGCCTAGCTAGGCTGATGTCGCGCGAGGTGCCAGTGGATGCTGACCCTAGGACAGCAAAGCTAGTTGTCGCATTCGGTGTACCCTACATACTGGGTACCCTAGCGTCGGCCATCGCAAACGCTATATAG
- a CDS encoding acetate--CoA ligase family protein, which yields MAGLEKLFYPSSIAVVGASKNPQKIGHIILKNLKEYGFKGRIYPVNPNADEILGLKAYPSVSAIPEPVDVVVVSVPAPKVPEVIEDAGKAGAKFAVIIASGFREVGNVELEKKVVETARKYGIRVLGPNVFGYVYTPSRINATFGPRDVIPGGVAFITQSGALGIALMGTTIMEGIGVSAIISLGNKADLDDADFLEFFEKDPNTNIVLIYMEGVSDGRKFVEVASRVTLKKPIVVIKSGRTEAGARAAASHTGSLAGNIAFYEAAFKQSGILFAKSIEEAFDWVKALTWNPLPDGDRIVIITNGGGAGVQASDTLADNGFLLQKPPQSLVDEIRKFVPPFASLNNPIDLTGMAPTEWYYKAVYAALNDPGVDSIVVLYCHTAMTHPVEVAEAIINAVKDAGGLKKPMTVALIGGIEAYEGIKKLTEAKIPAYPTPERAAAAIATVHRYVKYREYVKKRLSYLEEEKRLKRSLFVQH from the coding sequence ATGGCCGGGCTCGAGAAGCTATTCTACCCATCCTCGATAGCTGTGGTAGGAGCATCCAAGAACCCGCAGAAGATAGGCCACATCATACTGAAGAACTTGAAGGAGTACGGCTTCAAAGGCAGGATCTACCCAGTAAACCCAAACGCTGACGAGATCCTGGGGCTCAAAGCATACCCCTCGGTCTCCGCCATACCGGAACCAGTAGACGTCGTCGTAGTGTCAGTGCCCGCACCCAAGGTGCCCGAGGTTATAGAGGACGCTGGTAAGGCTGGAGCAAAGTTCGCCGTTATAATAGCCTCGGGCTTCAGAGAGGTGGGGAACGTAGAGCTCGAGAAGAAGGTTGTGGAGACAGCTAGGAAGTACGGGATAAGGGTTCTCGGACCAAACGTATTCGGCTACGTCTACACCCCCTCAAGGATAAACGCCACCTTCGGACCACGCGACGTGATACCGGGAGGCGTAGCCTTCATAACGCAGAGCGGCGCCCTGGGCATAGCGCTCATGGGCACCACGATCATGGAAGGAATAGGGGTCTCGGCCATTATAAGCCTGGGCAACAAGGCTGATCTAGACGATGCCGACTTCCTAGAGTTCTTCGAGAAAGACCCCAACACCAACATAGTGCTGATATACATGGAGGGTGTTAGCGACGGCCGGAAATTCGTTGAGGTAGCATCCAGGGTGACACTGAAGAAGCCCATAGTAGTCATAAAGTCGGGTAGGACCGAGGCTGGTGCAAGAGCCGCCGCTAGCCACACAGGCTCGCTTGCAGGAAACATAGCATTCTACGAAGCCGCCTTCAAGCAGAGCGGCATCCTATTCGCTAAGAGCATAGAGGAGGCTTTCGACTGGGTCAAAGCCCTCACATGGAACCCGCTGCCCGACGGCGACAGGATAGTGATCATAACGAATGGTGGCGGCGCAGGCGTACAGGCTAGCGACACCCTTGCTGACAACGGGTTCCTGCTACAGAAGCCACCACAGAGCCTTGTCGATGAGATAAGGAAGTTCGTACCTCCATTCGCATCCCTTAACAACCCCATAGACCTGACAGGCATGGCGCCAACAGAGTGGTACTACAAAGCCGTATATGCAGCCCTAAACGATCCCGGCGTGGACAGCATCGTAGTACTCTACTGCCACACAGCCATGACACACCCCGTAGAGGTGGCAGAGGCTATAATCAACGCAGTTAAGGACGCTGGAGGACTAAAGAAGCCCATGACCGTCGCACTCATAGGAGGTATAGAAGCCTATGAAGGCATAAAGAAGCTCACCGAGGCAAAGATACCAGCCTACCCAACACCCGAGAGGGCGGCTGCAGCCATCGCAACAGTGCACCGCTACGTCAAGTACAGGGAGTACGTTAAGAAGAGGCTTAGCTACCTAGAGGAGGAAAAGAGGTTAAAACGAAGCCTTTTTGTACAACACTGA
- a CDS encoding acetate--CoA ligase family protein, with protein sequence MGSAKDVLRKALEEGRKKLLEHEAYAVAEAYGLPVPRYGLARDPDEAARLSREIGFPVVLKIVSPDITHKSDVGGVILDIRSEDDARKAFTQIIENVKKHAPEARIAGVLIQEMVPSDLEVIVGATRDQIFGPLLMFGLGGIFVEVLKDVSFRLAPVTPIDAEEMIKEIKAYRILEGYRGKPPRDIEALKDIIVKTSKLMLENPEIQDIDLNPIMVFEKGKGAKIADIRIILRSEEGR encoded by the coding sequence ATGGGCAGTGCAAAGGATGTTCTTCGGAAGGCTCTTGAGGAGGGTAGAAAGAAGCTCTTAGAACATGAAGCGTATGCTGTTGCAGAGGCGTACGGGCTACCCGTACCCAGGTATGGACTTGCTAGGGATCCCGACGAAGCTGCTAGGCTGTCTAGAGAGATAGGGTTCCCGGTAGTTCTCAAGATAGTATCTCCGGACATAACGCACAAGAGCGATGTCGGCGGAGTTATACTTGACATAAGAAGCGAGGATGACGCTAGAAAGGCCTTCACCCAGATCATCGAGAATGTGAAGAAGCATGCACCTGAAGCTAGGATAGCTGGGGTTCTGATACAGGAAATGGTGCCATCAGACCTAGAGGTGATAGTGGGCGCTACCCGCGACCAGATCTTCGGCCCCTTGCTGATGTTCGGGCTCGGCGGCATATTCGTAGAGGTTCTGAAGGACGTGAGCTTCAGGCTAGCTCCGGTAACGCCTATCGATGCTGAGGAGATGATTAAGGAGATCAAGGCGTATAGGATACTGGAGGGATACCGCGGCAAGCCCCCCAGAGATATCGAGGCGCTGAAGGACATCATAGTCAAGACCTCGAAGCTGATGCTCGAGAACCCGGAGATACAAGATATAGACTTGAACCCCATAATGGTTTTTGAGAAGGGGAAGGGCGCCAAGATCGCAGACATAAGGATCATACTTAGAAGTGAGGAAGGTAGGTAG